The Engystomops pustulosus chromosome 3, aEngPut4.maternal, whole genome shotgun sequence region CAATAAAGACTGGAAGTCACACCAGTGTTTGGAACTAAAAGTCGGACTCTGTGAACTGTcttggctgccccccccccccccacacacacacacacacagtaactTTTTATATTGTTTCACTGATACCACCTTAGTCCTGCCCACAGGATAGGGGGGGCAACAGTGATTGGAGTGGGGTGGTCAGACACCTATTTCCTATATtgtggatatgtgatgggggtcacaaaaaaaaaagtgttcagaTGGGGAAgattagtaactagagatgagcgagtatactcttccgagcttgatgctcgttcaagtattaaggtattcgaaacggcttgttgctcggacgagtatttcccctgctcgagatcgagcatttaattaaaaaaacacagtgaagaacagtgaagaatagaataaaaacagtgaacacagtgaccacaggatcctttaagagaaaaacacagtgaaaaacacagtgaagaatagattacagatgttcggcacatctgcttacttgtcggaagatacgcgcggaacggtgcgaacaaaatagtatgtgaagaacacattgaagaacacggtgagcagcacagagacaccggggagcagcacagagacaccggggagcagcacagagacaccggggagcagcacaaagacaccggggagcagcacaaagacaccggggagcagcacaggcagcggcaggcacggaggcagcacgggcagcggcaggcacggagagcagcacgggcagcggcaggcacggggagcagcacgggcagcggcaggcacggggagcagcacgggcagcggcaggcacggggagcagcacgggcagcggcaggcacggagagcagcacgggcagcggcacgctcggggagcagcacgggcagcggcaggcacggggagcagcacgggcagcggcaggcacggggagcagcacgggcagcggcaggcacggggagcagcacgggcagcggcaggcacggggagcagaacgggcagcggcaggcacggggagcagaacgggcagcggcaggcacggggagcagaacgggcagcggcaggcacggtgagcagcacgggcagcggccaggcaccgagacagcggggcagcggcaggcaccgagacagcggggcagcggcacagagacatcgggaagggcagagagatcgggagacttcagtggaagaagaggagcggatcccgggacagcgtatctaccgacaagtaagcagatgtgccgaacatctgcaatctattcttcactgtttttcacttaaatgatcctgtggtcactgtttttattctattcttcactgttcttcacatctgttaacttgtcgggagataatatacgcgcggaacagtgaagaatagattgcagatgtttgcatacatctgctaacttatcagaacacattctttttcagttaaataacacattttattcccgaaccatggtccctttgaaaaatgctcgagtctcccattgacttcaatggggctcgttattcgagacgagcactcgagcatcaggaaaagttcgtctcgaataacgagcacccgagcattttagtgctcgctcatctctattagtaacCTGTTAGTCTtcggaccagtgcagagtaggactggacagttctctgctgtgccAGTTTAATCtccgtgtctgatgctggatgattaaaatATAGGGCGGCACGATGGCTGAGTGattagcgcttctgccttgcagtgctggggtcctgggttcgaatcccacccaggtcaacatctgcaaagagtttgtatgttctctccgtgtttgcgtgggtttcctctgggtcctctggtttcctcccacactccaaaaacaatgctgggttgattagattgtgaggcccagggcaacagggaccgatttgacatgctttgttcagcgcaatctgtgtgcactatataaataaaggattattataatataatgaaGCATAAGACCGGAGAGTTGTACTTTGCTGCACCACAAGATTGAATTTCCTGGCATAGGGGCTAGTTGCTGAAGATCACTCCCCCTAGTTACATAGGACATGCACCTTTTTTggacaagtcagaaaactgcctaaaaatggtctaaaaccttcaagtAAATGGGGCACActacatttcaggtgcaaattaaatCAGTTTTCTGCATTAGACAGTGGGGACATATGTCAGAGGTTTCTGTTATCAGGCTGTCACCAAGGTGGACACAGGAAGGTTACTCAACAGAAACAGCAGATGCCGCCAGTTTAACATTAGTTTTGGAGCATCCAGAAATAAAATAATTTGTCAATCATTGGCAGATTGAGACCCCTggaaactagccatggctatgataggctagggcagtgatggcaaacctatggcacgggtgccagaggtggcactctgagccatttctgtgggcactcaggccaggacagagttcaccccaggacagagttccccaaataggaccaaatccaccaaatcctgcagtcccatgcaacttaagagatgctgctctcagcgctgttttaatgtgacactttattggctgtttggaactggaaatgtgagaaggtgttgacagaactgcaataccttTTGAGGTCCttattctggacccaccattcctcctctacagagagaccctggagagaagctacaacgagagtctgaatttgccctccttctttcaattgtattgatggcctcaggtgctgatacgattgaaagatgtggaagaacaggtagcaataagttactgcttaaaatgccatgttggcacttcccggtaaataagtggattttgtttgtagtttgggcactcagtctccaaaaggttcgccatcactgggctaggggAATGGATAGTTGCTAGAGGTATCAGTATGCCGGATTGGCTGGTCATCCGCAAATTGGGCCCACTCATCTCTACATTTCATTTTCAAAAGTCAATACAGAAAGGTAGATTTATGAAATTGTGTATGAATAGACAAGCACAGAGTTAGACTCCACAGCCAGGTAACTCATGCAGGATGTATCTGGAGTAGTCtaaaaataaatgtggtgcatagcatttcaggtgcaaattacttcaAAATTCTAGCGGATTCTAGACAGATTGAGAAGTCTCCCCTATTAACTATTAAAATATGCAGTCCAttgattacgtacaagatagaacCTACAgaacgtaggtttgttcttaagttgcatttgtatgtaagacaaaactggtatattttataattgtagctccagactgaagtttttttgtctcagtgacaactggattttaaaaacttttggcTTGACAGAAACAGGAATAACAAAGATATATTGCAGtcacctatgataactgttacagctgatcattgtagcctgggactaaagtacagtaaattaccaacatccaaagggcCGTTCTTAACTAAgggtcggggaccacctgtatatagtcCATCGTTCACAATAAGCGATGGTCACAGCTTATGCACTGCAACACTCTCACTACCTGCTCAATGGGCTCTGAGCAGGTCACAAAACGGTCCTAATAAACTACATTGAGCATCTTCAGAGCTTTATACCTATGGTCCACGAGGCTGATGTGTATTCATATAAAGAAAGGAAAATTTACAATCAATCCAAAAAAAAGATTTTGCATTTCTGTTAACTAATAACAGATCCTTATCACATCTGTTGGAAGAACCGGGTCCCACCCTGATCTTTCACACTTGATAATATCTCAGCCTCAGAGCAAAGTACCTCACCGCTGAGCTAGATTATAGGAAGCATGCTCCCTTCACATGACGACGGGTCACATGGGTGCAAGCCATGGCCGGAGAATTTGGACAGCCATGTGACACCTTGTTTTTTTCTGCAGCAAAAAAAACCGAGCCCCACCTAAGTAACAAACATCAAGATTAAGAGTAGCTGCAGCAGGAAGCAGAGACCACGGGGCAATTCCTAATTAGATACATGGAGAATCAGGGGTCACTGGTAATATATTGCAATGCACTGAGATTCTAAGTGTAACCACCTCCATAATACGATACTGACACTAAAGAGGTTTATTTCAACTTCATTTTTGCATCTGCAGAAATAATATCTGGCGGAAATGATTTTGAAGAGAGTAATAACACTTTGCACTTATACAAGTAATACTGAAAGTGTATTTTATTACACAGGATCCATCAGCTCCCCTGACAGGCCTTTTAAGAAAATACTTGCATCCTCTATAAATAATTTAGTAATGTTTTTATCTCAGAGCTCTGATATTTCTCCTGGAAATACAGATACAACTTTACAATTGTGTGTTGTCAATaacctagtccagtgatggctaacctatggcactggttccagaggtggcactcagagccctttctgtgagcactcaggccatcaccagatatgactccaggtatcttcctgcagtcccagacagcccaggacttgctgtgcccagagctattttaaagtgacagtgctaactGGGACAAttggaggtgtggacagatctgtattatcattgtagctcctgctcggaccctgacaattcttcctgttggtgggaccctggagcaaagctacaataatcatccaaatttcttctggtgtcctcagggtgctggtatcaatgaaagctgtgacagaagggagcataaaacaaaaattaaatttctgtgttggcactttgcgataaataagtgggtcttggttgtagtttgggcactcagactctaaaaggtttgccatcactgacctagtccATGGGCAAGTCACCACTGACTGGACATGGGGAAAGAGTCATTCCAGGTTGGGATTCATCTTAATCACAAAGCTGATGAGTtattttccaggaggaataatagaGGAATTGCCCACAGTTCTGATGGCAGATATTACTTGATATTTGAGAGACCGACACTCTAAAAGTTATTATGATTCCAAATCACTCTTGCCATTACATAAAGTTAGCATTATAGGCTGTATTTTGAAATATGCACCCCCCTGCCCCTCCCAACAACTtgaaacatatatatttttttatatataaaaacctaaaatagtttaacttctttaaaaaaatttctaCTGTTTTTTTTAACCTCCCCCCCACtccaaggacatctatcaccaggatgaaagattgtaaaccaagcacactgacatactggtgtgtacccctctggaaggatctgctatttttagcttcttaaaagggatgttcccatttcagcaaattgtttgtttttatgatgaaaagttataccattttcaaatatactttctatatcaattcctcgcagatttctagatcactgcttgctttcattctatgtaaaagcttctatatttaataCTAGTGGACATAAACCcggccatggtcacacaggtgcacggctcattacatctcagacagtaatcagagccatgagttgtgcacctgtgtgcccgTGGTCAGATTTCCGTCCACTAGTAAGCTTtccacagaatgacagcaagcagagatctataaatctGCAAGCTACAgaaagcacattttttttaataaacagaatgacattaatttgctgtaatagaTACACcccataaaaacttttttttttttttttttacaaaaacaagttttaaaaaaaatatgcaaatcagccttaGGGGCTCTGGGTTCCTTATACGtcaatggatcctggagcccctgaggctaattttttataattttaaaaacctgttaACTCATAAACAAGATCTtacgaagctaaaaaaaaaaaaaaaaaaaaaaaaaaaaagggatcagATTTTTGCAGAACTGCgtaataaaggaattgttattgttattattagagggggcacacagcagcatgtatttgtgcttggtttacaatccttcttcctggtggtagatgtccattaaaccTTAGGTGGTCTAAATGATCCTAACATATTCTGCACAGCACGGCTCTATactgggatacagtatacagggaTTTTCTCATGGACCTAAAGCAGTGTGCCATTGGCAATGACAAGCCAGGGAGCCAAGAGAAAAACATTCATAATCAGTTGAATTGTGACCAAAGTCTAAACAGCACATGATTGTGGTTGCTCCTTGAAGAACCTGGTGGATTCCATAGTACAGGAAGTACATTCATCTAGTGGTATACATTCAGCAGAGTGAACTGTAATAGTGATcctgcagggaagaagggacatACAGATTCATGTCCTGTATTTTGTACCCAACTCACCATGACCAGGAGACTTCTACTGTCCCCCTGATTTGGATGCAATTGGCATGGCCAGATCACAGATTTAAgaaatatatttctttatatttgtgttttaaaatgaTTCTGCATCGATGAAACTGATGACTGCAAGTTATGCTATATATAGAGGATCCGTTACCTCTCGTGACCCGAGTGGGGATGCAGGAGGAGATTTAGGGCTGAATTGTTCAGAGCATCATGGGCTCAAATTTGCACAAGGCAGAGGAAGTCCTCAACTTGTACTTTGTAAGGTTTGGCATATGTATACTGAgttatatgatgcaaggattcccttcTTCCCCTGAAAACAGCAGTGCCAAACTGTTATCGTTGTATTGCAACTACAATATTCAGGATCCTATCCTCGGTATGATTATCAGTACGTGAAACAATGCATGGTCCGCAATTCAAATACCCCACAGTGATCTGAAAGTGCCCTTAGTTTGTACCACATAATTCCAGAGGCGCACCATGATAAAACTGCCATGGGTTCTACACCAATACCACACATCTTGCGCATGCGCCTCCTTTCCCAACATGACCATGGCTCATATGAAATAGGGATTTGGGATTCTGCGGGCTTCACTATTATTTCACTTATAGTGCACAGTATTGACACGATGCTGTGTACTCTGTGTGGACAGGCCAGGAACTGCAGCTGGTGATTTTGGCAAATATTTTTAAGCAATTTCAGCGGTAATGGGCAGAGTCATTATTCTCTCTTTAAATAgttataaaagagaaaaaaaaaaggaaaaaaaaaaaaaaaacacccagctGCCTCTAAAGTCCATAGTAGTTAAAATTTGAGGTAACTTCTGTGGAAAttaaaaatcccctgttaaaccaCAGTGAGAAAATAACTTGTGACCCGAAAATGCAGAAATCATCCGTAAACCACAATTATGGCCAATGGACGTCATGCGATACTATTCTCACGCATATAAAGTACCAACTTTACAAGCACGAGGATGAAGAGGTGGCAGCATATGCACAATCTGGCCTATAGGACACCTCCTCCGCAATCTCAGGATCTTCAGTGGCCACAAGAGATTGAAAAGTGAGGTCCACTGACAATGTACAATTCCATCCTCGTTTTCCCATGTCTGTAGTTAGCTGCGGATTAGCCACGTGAGCCCACGGCCTTCACCTCTAGACAGAAGAAGACACCTCAAAGACTTACATTAATGGGGATATCCCAAATATTAACATTGATCACGCTGGGCCAAACAGGTGATCAGCACCTACACAGGGCACGGAGCCAGCAGCAGTAGGCACCATGATCTGTGCAGAGACGTGAAGCCATTCCTGTATGCAGCCAGGGGCAAGTTGTTGTTGCCCCCAGTGATAAGACATGAATAGTTTAAAAGTAATCAGTTTGTTTTGCTGCCTTCTCTGGCCCTCTTTTCTTTTGccaaaaggaaatctactatcaaactaGGGACACAAAGTCCAGGcaccttcatatatttgttatccatagcttcCTTTTTAAATTATGTACCAGATGGGCTCTGAGCAGGTGTCATCAGacaccctccatgctgcagcttcacaggctgttacacttaaTTGCAttgatattacatcaggcagtggGAGGGAGATGCGCTGAAGGAGCAGAGGGGGGAAAGTGACAGTGGGAAAGTGCAACAACTTGTAAAGCTTCAATTCAAGCGCCTTGGGTAACAGTCCCCAGAGCCCaagtggctcattagcataattttaaaagttgatttaagaaggaaagaggcaatggataacaaatacaagaagactaCCACTgacactggatctatgagtaagtgtccttagtTTTGGATGGTATAGATTTCCTTATACATGGATAGCTGCAATGTGTTATGAAGTTAGGAGTCCAGCATACATATGTGCTTTGGGCTTCCCCTGCCTATGGCACTGATCAACAGTTTTCTATCTGGGAACATAATAGGGAGAAATCAGTCCATCAGTGGTAGAAGGAGACCCCAGGCTCACAGGGGCTACTACACAGATTATCAGCACTCAAGCTGCCAATATATCCCTTCCAGGGAGTGTCGAGGTTTCTCAATTAACAAGAAGATTAAAATATCATCCATAACCTGGAGACTCGAGACTACTAGCTACAAACCCTGCTAGACCCCGAATAGAGACCATCACGCAATAAAGCTATTTAAAGTTTGCACAGCATAGTGTAACATACCACAGCTAGCACGCCACCACTCAAGTACAAACCCTACACACCGTTATCTGGAATTATGTGTATGGTAAAACCTCTGGTTTAGTCCCCATTCACACTGCTATACTATATACGCCCCCAATAAAAACGTATCATACAGAAGCGAATCTGTTGTGACCCGTGCGTACTTCATAGTATGCCTAGACCCCACAGCCATTATTCATTTTGGATTTTGTGCCTTACAGATACAAACATGTAATACATTGATAGAAAGCTGAGCCAACCAGCTCGATCACATTGAGGCAAGACACAGTGTGCAAACCGCACTGCGACTGTGCACAATAAACCTCAATGGCTGCTTTACCTGCGACAAGCCAATGGCCGCCATTTATGGTTGTGTGCACGTTCATTTGATCGAAGCACAGGTGGAAACTTACAACTTGGTGATGGCGTTACTATATAAAGTTCACAAGAAACAACAACTTACACTTTACATCGGGCTTAAGGGATTGTAGTATAGTCACAAAGGAACAAAAGCAAAGTCCTGGAAAGTTACGTCAAGTTTAAGGCCAACATAAAAATGATTTATTCACATGCTGCAATAATACAACAGCCTGCAAGATCCATGTAAGAGGAGAGAACTAAACACAAATGGCAGAAGTTAAAGCACCGTATGCAGATCACATGCCCATGGAGGATATCACTGCCTTCCTCTGCAGGGATCTGCTACAGCAGTTTCCGCTCTCTGGAAAGAAACAGGAAGAAGACAACTGCAATGTCTGTATTCAGAATACTTCCTTCTCCTCTACAGACAATACTGACCAGTGAAGCTTTAACTATTTTCTAGAGGGAGTCACAGAGCAACACTGGGTCATGGGACCAAAATATTCAAACACCAATCCTCAGTGTAAGGAGAAGGCTGCAAGTCTAACCCAAAGCAGAACCACAAGTTTTATAGGTGGGAGGGCAGGATTACAGAACTCCCCCACACCCCATTCTCTAAAACTAAACTTTTTATTAGTTGCCTTACTCACACGATACTCCTAAGAGCTGATAGACTATGATACAGGGTGGTGTAAGAGCCGATAAAGGTGGCAGTACTAAAGCAAATATCTCTTCCAATGAACACTTTACTCTTAGAAAGAGTTAGGGTCCCAAAAGCCCCTCCCTGGCTAATTCTAAACATCTCTATAGGTTTATACTGTAAGTAAACTCTTCCTCCTGTAAATACTACAGGTTTACTACAGGTAGCAGACGATTATACAAGTGATAGCACAGCTCTGCATGTAACtatatattgtaataaaaataaaacaacagcAACAAACCATTTCCTTGACAACATTTGCAGATGTCCTCAACAAGGAGACCTGGTAATGACACCCACATGGTTTCAGAAGCCTCCACCAGTAACCCCACCCAAAAAAGAAGGAAAGAAGCCACATCATGTTATGTCACAATGAATCTGTATTCAACATATTTTAAAACATAAGAGGAAAACTTGTTCAAGAAATAAAATGACACCATGAAATAGTCTTGTGGTACATCACATTTTCTTAATCTCTCCAGCCTCGGTGCAATGATAATACCACCAAGTTAAAATGAGGTGTAATAAGACTGAAACCCTTCCTGTGCCATACTGGTGCTGGCATGACATAAAACGGTTAAATCATCATctaccatcccccccccccctctcccctttaaAAATGTGCAAGACATTGAAATGGCATTTACAGGCTCAGATATAGGTTCCAGGGACAATAGATCCCTTTGTCCGGCTTGTTCAGTGTGATTACCCAGAGGAAACTGTTAAGTAGTTTGCAGAATAGAAGATAATGGGATTTTGTGGTGATTTCACAGGTTGGCACCGGCTGGAACGGCTGAATTTTGAAGGCACTCTAAGGACACTGGGTGCTGGTGACCCTGGTACACGAAAGTCACTATTTCATTGTCTATTAAATATAGCTGGGCATCAAAAATCAGTTATTGCCAGCAcaggacaaaaaaataaaagaaccaAAAAAGtagtaacattttcacagctgataaaaaataataatattgacaATCTTCCCAAATTCCCCATTTTATACAGCAGGTAAACAAAATAGATTTCCCCTCTCATCCCCCACAGCAATGGGGGCTAACCATGCTCCCCACACTGCGTTGGCATCCTTGTAGATGTGCAATACTTGAATGAATGGATACTCTGTAACAATAATCCCACTTTGCATAGAAGTATGTGACATGACAGTCCGGggctgccgcctcctcctctgtagccaGGGCGTGGGGCCATCCTCAGCCCCCTCAAGTCAAACTTTTCTTGGCTCTGCAGACCCCAGTGCACTGGGTGGTGACATGTCAGCAGGATACAAccctccagagctgcaatcaggTTCCAACAAGTGACAGAGAGGGCGCCCCTCAGAGGATgacacaggaggagcagcactggTCATCTCCATTGGGCTGGGAGGCATAGTTCATCTGCCTGACTATCTCAGCAAAGAGTTCATCCACTGAGGCTTTGTTTTTGGCAGAAGTTTCCATGAAGGGACAGTTCCAGTCATCGGCCAGGGCTTTGCCTTCCCCATAGGAGacctccctctccccctccaggtcCACCTTGTTGCCCACCAGGATCATGGGCACCCTCTCATACCTCTTCACCCTGATGATCTGATCCCTCATGGGTTTGATGTCCTGGAAGCTCTGCTGGTTGACCAGGCTGTAGACCAGGATGAAGCCTTGGCCATTCTTAATGTACAGGTCTCTCATGGAAGCGAATTGCTCGGTGCCCGCAGTGTCCAGGATCTCCAGCACGGAGGGGGACGAGTCCACCTCGATCTCCTTCCTGTAGAAGTCCTCAATGGTGGGGTCGTATTTCTCTATGAACGAGCCTGTGACAAACTGGACAGTCAGGGCAGACTTGCCCACCCCGCCGGAGCCCAGCACGACTACTTTGTATTCTCTCATGGCTGCGGCTGGAGTCAGTCACTTCATCAGCTCCACATGCAACAAAGGAGACGGGGCTCGGCTGTGTGTCGCTCCGTGCAGCCCCGCACTTCTCCTATGCTGCCCTGCTCTCCATTGCTCTCTCAGGCAGCAGCCCACACTCTAGTTATCTTGAATTACACTTGCATTTTGCAACTTCTCTGCATTCATTGGCTGCCGGAACTGTCAATCTAGGAAGTTGCTTTCTGATTGGATCGGCTGATTAACTGCAGAGAAAGTCCTCTCATTAGTCAAACATGAGTCATTGGCCATTGGCTGTCCGGGCGCGGCCTGTGATTGGTGGGAGCGCGGCATTGCTGTGATTACACGGGGTCTCTGCCCAGGATCCCGCACATGAATCACCTTTGCTCCCGTTAATTACCTCAGAATAACATTATACAAACATAGCTGTGACCTGTATGACGTATAAGAGGCACCTGACACCTCATCTTTTGTCTGCTTGTTACAAATGAACATCCAGGAAAGCTGTGTGATCAGTTATACTAGGCAGTCACTCCGCTTTCCTAGAAACCTGCATGACATTACTGTGCTGCCTAGTTAGATATCCACCCCTCCAAATAAAGTAAATACACAATcaggactacaggaaagatgtgtGCTCAACATTATTGCAGCAATGCTCACTGGAaatagtcactcagctttcctagaAACCTGCATGACATTGCATTGCTGGCTAGTTAGATAGCCACCCCTCTAAATAAAGTAAATACACAATCAGGACTACAGGAGAGATGTAATATTGCCGCAATGCTCACTGTAAATAGTCACTCAGCTTTCTAGAAACCTGCACAACCTTATTAAATATTCCTGAATAATCCCACAGTTTTCCTAGAATCCTACATGGCTGTACTCATTTCTATGTACAAATACATAGTTCACATTCAGAACTATTGGAAAGCTGGATGACACCCTGTGGGAGGGGCTGTGAAAATGGACATTTTGGTTGAAATTTTTACGCTTTTTTTGTAGGTTTGTTGAGTGTGCAttctttaaaacgcaatgaaaacgcaggtcaaaacgcaacgtgtgaacgcgccctaacagcctgtgaacctgcAGCATGCATGAGCTCTGGTAAAACCTACAGGAGCCCTCCTGagccattagcataatgttaaaagtagaatttagaaggaaggaggccctggataacaaatataagaagattaccacagtcccccAGATCTAACCATGCCTGAATTTCATGGTGGTTGTGCAAATCATATGAAAAGGCACAGAGTTGTTTCACACGCTTTGGTTGATTTGTTTTAAGTGACTTTGGTGTGGAGtcatacaattttttaaataatgacT contains the following coding sequences:
- the RAP2B gene encoding ras-related protein Rap-2b, translating into MREYKVVVLGSGGVGKSALTVQFVTGSFIEKYDPTIEDFYRKEIEVDSSPSVLEILDTAGTEQFASMRDLYIKNGQGFILVYSLVNQQSFQDIKPMRDQIIRVKRYERVPMILVGNKVDLEGEREVSYGEGKALADDWNCPFMETSAKNKASVDELFAEIVRQMNYASQPNGDDQCCSSCVIL